From a region of the Rhizobium bangladeshense genome:
- a CDS encoding DEAD/DEAH box helicase, protein MKPFNTLSDIRRRSAEAIIAQSGIRNVALADHMRRMFGSDTPDAGALLQRPVIEGSHPYVAAKKTMSEVEASVLHPRFVSMLDEIGPSNDYRFPKGRRPFAHQLTAWEHLAGRAARQSVLVTSGTGSGKTECFLFPILSDLVRQLDATSTPLEGVQAIMLYPLNALIESQQERLSTWTAPFGGKIRYCLYNGNLPQSEPNSVRRETLEKLRDREQLRASPPPVLVTNITMLEYMLARSEDQPIIEKSKGKLKWIVLDEAHSLVGAAAAEIALLLRRVLLAFECKPEEVHFVATSATIGSGDDIQAQLKRFLADVAGIEHANVHVVEGHRQLPGRPAKRGRITDVKALFDARPEERYEALAADDRVWSLISDRLFKGPLTLAEFERSAQSLGLDAEQFLTLLSSAVRPHPDAKEDEERLAPVRVHCFERAVPGLWTCVNDGCSASPAGWSFGAVYLDRCDLCPACSAPVLEIVSCSECGEVVLEAIELPNDRIRGTRRDLGKDEFEAEATREDDGTGDDADDEADDAEQGLVGNVVGTEILIGIAAGPDFRPLHLSRTDWKIEAVASPGSASVYSALKQDSCPCCQIGATNGVDKLLRPVRFGAPFMIASAAPILLEGVDPEVDREASPSQGRRVLSFTDSRQGTARMSAKIQAEAERNFVRSFVYHTVQHSLQIGTAVDTSEIERTIASLEPVVAATRDPSLQNLLDQQRKALADASKPSLEGVTWDDMVARLSQRKEVGQWVKEVWEPRDPGLFNDSRKLADFLLLREFARRPRTALSLESLGLARLRFAVIDSQTVVPPAFARHGKGIEDWRSFLYAITAFFLRANSAVAIHPAVMHWITPRAKMRGLRAPGRTTDGDRRFLAWPGVPRKGNPSTPQLLLMNGLGLDRSRPDHRADFEEIFDRAWHQLQAVFNSDPDRPALDLRKAHIAPLPDGYYCALTRRIVDIAPFGSSPLVRASRHSARRVAESRKMPNLPAVLLGDVDFDEGRRKIREWLEDSEEVKGLRADSAWNNISDRVALFADYSRSAEHSAQQDAAVLQHYEAQFKAGKINILNCSTTMEMGVDIGSVSTVLMTNVPPSIANYKQRVGRAGRRRQPFSLAFTFCRDRPLDREAFNSPERYLARTLAAPKVALSSRPIVQRHVNAYLLRRFMLARGGNPLKMEIGAFMGTPAVVGEARAIAELRPIAAFREWLGNPSTAAAVESELTSLVRHSVLEGQSDLVESCLEIATLLETGFVNEWTGLQALAKDEGIKVAAKGRMALELKRLCQEFLLSALADRGFLPGHGFPTGVVTFVPHKPKSTDPQDGRRTTRLIGPQRSLDLAIRDYAPGSEIVLDGLVHKSAGVLLNWKRPASEENVREVQSLKFHWVCQSCGTSDTGRDLVTECPICAGAVRNQQYLRPAGFSVDAREKAHAETDIISYVPPEEPSVSVRASAWASLPMPDLGRFRSTREGSVYYSNRAQSKNGYALCLHCGRAAPDHQKLENGDPDPTHSSPLELHLPLRWKKGESRLFCEGNDSSWAIKRNLELGYEITTDVFELQPSAPMTKAAATALVIALREGVARDLGIEADEMGFATQSWDGVLAQRVRSMLVFDRAAGGAGFSAAIPARLVTVLREARSILNCPNPGCSTGCASCVLVSDAPFEEGRLDRTAALDFLDAHLSFNDDVPTEDRFGADPVLSASTLDEVNRLLVDSAKPIVHVFLPEATDAGQLSEWASLSQFGKWYSQGYDVRFVLPDVALSSYDGASKLAFYDLGQRFSRTGGTFAILSGNPAAEANGAFAGISVTSAGRTTAWASRDTSSWLPGTRWGQPATMPVVKAAVNWTPTFSPLESKALLPSAKSRYEPIKGELDRSLTLFGSGMASRIRGLLEELGIPKTSAIESIVYSDPYVKSPLVAKMFVDTVAALVKGSTSRPIVSLLTGDKPGTKHGMQNAISNDWRDSAVAEMVLKEYAKRKDVDLNITFQRVAHGRYMHLRFTGGKQATIVFDQGFGAWNTVGNGAASTRFEFRDPPVRQAESMGRCGAMVSKTGLGPTYLVASID, encoded by the coding sequence TTGAAGCCCTTTAATACGCTTTCCGATATTCGTCGCAGATCTGCCGAAGCAATCATCGCTCAGTCGGGGATCAGGAACGTGGCGCTCGCCGACCATATGCGGCGCATGTTCGGCTCCGACACGCCAGATGCAGGCGCCCTGCTCCAGCGGCCGGTCATCGAAGGATCGCATCCTTACGTCGCCGCCAAGAAGACGATGTCCGAAGTAGAGGCATCGGTGCTGCACCCTCGCTTCGTCTCGATGCTGGATGAGATCGGACCATCGAACGACTATCGGTTCCCCAAGGGGCGCCGTCCCTTTGCCCATCAGTTGACCGCCTGGGAGCATCTGGCTGGCCGCGCGGCCCGTCAGTCCGTTCTAGTCACCTCGGGAACCGGTTCGGGCAAGACGGAATGCTTCCTGTTCCCGATTTTGAGCGACCTTGTCCGACAGCTCGATGCGACGAGCACGCCGCTCGAAGGCGTTCAGGCAATCATGTTATATCCGTTGAACGCGCTGATCGAAAGCCAGCAGGAACGGCTGTCCACCTGGACGGCGCCGTTCGGCGGAAAGATCAGGTACTGCCTCTACAACGGCAACCTTCCGCAATCCGAACCGAACTCGGTTCGTCGGGAGACACTTGAGAAGCTCAGGGATCGCGAGCAGCTACGAGCTAGTCCGCCCCCGGTTCTGGTTACGAACATCACGATGCTTGAGTACATGCTCGCACGCAGCGAGGACCAACCGATCATCGAGAAATCCAAGGGAAAACTGAAGTGGATCGTTCTTGACGAGGCGCACTCGTTAGTGGGCGCCGCCGCGGCTGAGATTGCGCTACTGCTGCGTCGCGTTCTCCTGGCCTTCGAATGCAAACCCGAAGAGGTTCATTTCGTGGCGACGTCGGCCACGATCGGGAGTGGCGACGACATACAGGCGCAGCTCAAACGGTTCTTGGCCGACGTGGCGGGTATCGAGCATGCGAACGTGCATGTCGTCGAAGGTCACCGCCAGCTTCCCGGCCGTCCTGCGAAACGCGGGAGGATCACCGATGTCAAAGCCCTTTTCGACGCTCGGCCCGAAGAGCGTTATGAAGCACTAGCGGCCGACGATCGCGTATGGAGCCTCATTTCTGATCGACTGTTCAAGGGGCCGCTGACGCTTGCTGAATTCGAACGATCTGCGCAGTCTCTAGGTCTCGACGCAGAACAATTCCTGACGCTGCTGTCGAGCGCGGTCAGGCCGCATCCCGACGCGAAGGAGGACGAGGAGAGGCTTGCGCCCGTGCGTGTGCACTGTTTCGAGCGGGCTGTACCCGGCTTGTGGACCTGCGTGAACGATGGCTGCTCGGCGTCGCCGGCGGGCTGGTCCTTCGGCGCGGTATATCTCGATCGCTGCGACTTGTGCCCGGCGTGTAGCGCTCCGGTTCTCGAGATCGTGAGCTGCTCGGAGTGCGGCGAGGTCGTTCTCGAGGCAATCGAACTTCCGAATGATCGGATCCGCGGTACCCGCCGCGACCTGGGCAAGGACGAGTTCGAAGCCGAGGCGACTAGGGAGGACGACGGCACCGGCGACGACGCGGATGACGAGGCCGATGACGCCGAGCAGGGGTTGGTCGGGAATGTGGTGGGAACCGAGATACTGATTGGCATAGCGGCCGGCCCCGACTTCCGACCATTGCACCTGTCGAGAACCGACTGGAAGATCGAGGCTGTTGCGTCGCCCGGCTCTGCATCCGTGTACTCGGCCTTGAAGCAGGACTCGTGCCCGTGCTGCCAGATCGGCGCGACTAACGGCGTCGACAAGCTACTTCGCCCCGTTCGCTTCGGAGCGCCGTTCATGATTGCGAGCGCCGCACCGATCCTTCTCGAAGGAGTGGACCCAGAGGTGGACAGGGAAGCCTCGCCGTCTCAGGGTCGGCGCGTCCTATCGTTCACGGACAGCCGGCAGGGGACGGCCCGCATGTCGGCCAAGATACAGGCCGAGGCCGAGCGAAACTTTGTCCGCTCGTTCGTATATCATACCGTCCAGCATTCGCTTCAAATTGGGACCGCGGTAGACACGTCCGAGATAGAGAGGACGATAGCAAGCCTCGAGCCGGTCGTTGCCGCCACCAGGGATCCTTCACTGCAGAATCTGCTCGACCAGCAGAGAAAAGCGCTCGCCGACGCATCCAAACCTTCACTGGAGGGAGTCACATGGGACGATATGGTCGCACGTCTGTCGCAGCGAAAAGAGGTCGGTCAGTGGGTGAAAGAGGTCTGGGAGCCTCGCGATCCGGGACTGTTCAACGACAGCAGGAAGCTGGCTGACTTTCTCCTGCTCCGAGAATTCGCGAGGCGCCCGCGAACCGCGCTTTCTCTTGAAAGCCTCGGGCTCGCGCGGCTCCGCTTCGCCGTGATCGACAGCCAGACTGTCGTACCGCCCGCTTTCGCCCGACATGGAAAGGGGATCGAGGACTGGCGCTCTTTCCTATACGCCATCACCGCGTTCTTCCTGCGCGCCAATTCCGCGGTCGCGATCCACCCGGCGGTCATGCACTGGATCACGCCCAGGGCGAAGATGCGGGGTTTGCGCGCTCCGGGCAGGACCACTGATGGCGATAGGCGGTTTTTAGCGTGGCCGGGTGTCCCGAGGAAGGGGAATCCTTCGACGCCTCAGTTGCTCCTGATGAACGGACTTGGGCTCGATCGGTCGCGGCCAGATCACCGCGCCGATTTCGAAGAGATATTCGACAGGGCATGGCATCAGCTTCAGGCAGTGTTCAACAGCGATCCGGATCGCCCTGCCCTCGACCTGCGCAAGGCCCACATCGCGCCCCTGCCCGACGGCTATTACTGCGCCCTGACGCGCAGAATTGTCGACATCGCCCCATTCGGCTCAAGTCCGCTCGTCCGGGCGTCGAGGCATTCCGCCCGCCGCGTGGCAGAGTCCAGGAAGATGCCCAATCTTCCCGCGGTTCTGCTCGGCGACGTCGACTTCGACGAAGGTCGGCGGAAGATCCGCGAATGGCTTGAGGACTCCGAAGAGGTGAAGGGTCTGCGGGCAGACAGTGCCTGGAACAACATTTCGGACCGCGTCGCCCTGTTCGCTGATTACTCGCGGTCTGCCGAACATTCGGCCCAGCAGGACGCCGCCGTACTTCAGCATTACGAGGCGCAGTTCAAGGCAGGGAAAATCAACATTCTGAATTGCTCAACGACGATGGAGATGGGCGTCGACATCGGATCGGTCTCGACGGTCCTGATGACGAACGTTCCACCGTCGATTGCCAATTACAAGCAGCGAGTGGGACGCGCCGGCCGACGCAGGCAGCCATTTTCGCTCGCCTTCACCTTCTGCAGGGACCGCCCCCTCGACCGGGAAGCCTTCAATTCACCGGAGCGGTATCTGGCCCGCACCTTGGCGGCGCCCAAGGTGGCGCTGAGCAGCCGCCCGATCGTTCAGAGGCACGTGAACGCCTACCTGCTGCGACGTTTCATGCTCGCGCGCGGCGGCAACCCGCTCAAGATGGAAATCGGGGCGTTCATGGGTACTCCGGCGGTGGTCGGCGAGGCTAGGGCCATTGCGGAATTGCGGCCGATCGCGGCGTTTCGCGAGTGGCTTGGAAATCCTTCGACAGCCGCCGCGGTCGAGAGCGAGCTCACAAGCCTCGTCAGGCACTCGGTTCTCGAAGGACAATCCGATCTCGTCGAGAGCTGCTTGGAAATCGCGACGCTTCTGGAAACGGGGTTCGTAAACGAATGGACCGGCTTGCAGGCTCTCGCCAAGGACGAAGGCATCAAGGTTGCTGCCAAGGGGAGAATGGCTCTCGAGTTGAAGCGCCTTTGCCAGGAATTCCTCCTCAGCGCGCTAGCCGATCGCGGCTTCCTTCCAGGCCACGGCTTTCCGACCGGCGTCGTCACGTTCGTCCCACACAAACCAAAATCCACCGACCCGCAGGATGGACGGCGCACGACGCGGCTTATCGGACCGCAGCGATCGCTCGACCTCGCTATCCGTGACTACGCCCCAGGTTCCGAGATCGTCCTAGACGGTCTGGTGCATAAGTCCGCTGGCGTGCTTCTGAATTGGAAGCGGCCGGCGAGCGAGGAAAACGTCCGCGAGGTTCAAAGCCTAAAGTTCCACTGGGTGTGCCAGAGCTGCGGCACCAGCGATACCGGACGTGACCTGGTGACCGAATGCCCGATCTGCGCGGGGGCAGTGAGAAATCAACAGTATCTCCGTCCAGCAGGGTTCTCCGTAGACGCCCGAGAGAAAGCGCATGCGGAAACGGACATCATCTCCTACGTCCCCCCGGAAGAGCCGAGCGTCTCGGTGCGCGCGAGCGCTTGGGCTTCGCTCCCAATGCCAGATCTCGGCCGGTTCAGGAGCACGAGAGAAGGGTCCGTCTACTACAGCAACAGGGCGCAATCGAAAAACGGATACGCCCTCTGCCTTCACTGCGGTCGCGCGGCGCCCGATCACCAGAAGCTTGAGAACGGCGATCCCGATCCTACGCACTCATCTCCGCTCGAGCTGCACCTTCCACTGCGATGGAAGAAGGGCGAGAGTCGACTATTCTGCGAAGGCAACGACAGTTCCTGGGCCATCAAGAGGAACCTGGAACTCGGCTATGAGATCACGACTGACGTCTTCGAGCTCCAGCCGTCTGCGCCCATGACAAAAGCTGCAGCAACCGCGCTTGTCATTGCCCTGCGCGAGGGCGTGGCTCGCGACCTCGGTATCGAAGCAGACGAGATGGGATTTGCGACGCAAAGCTGGGACGGCGTCCTCGCCCAGCGTGTCCGGTCGATGCTCGTGTTCGACCGCGCCGCAGGAGGAGCAGGATTCTCGGCTGCGATACCAGCGCGCCTAGTCACCGTCCTGCGGGAGGCTCGGTCGATACTGAACTGTCCGAATCCGGGATGCTCGACGGGATGCGCGTCATGCGTGCTGGTGTCCGACGCTCCCTTCGAAGAGGGTCGACTAGATAGAACCGCAGCTTTGGACTTCCTTGACGCTCATCTCTCGTTCAATGACGACGTTCCAACGGAGGACCGGTTCGGGGCGGATCCAGTGCTCTCCGCGTCCACTTTGGACGAAGTCAATCGGCTTCTCGTCGACTCTGCGAAGCCTATCGTTCACGTCTTCCTTCCCGAGGCGACGGATGCCGGACAACTTTCAGAGTGGGCGTCGCTCTCGCAGTTCGGAAAGTGGTACTCGCAAGGATACGACGTTCGTTTCGTCCTGCCGGACGTCGCCCTTTCTTCCTACGACGGTGCGAGCAAGCTGGCATTCTACGATCTCGGACAGCGTTTCAGCCGAACAGGAGGCACCTTCGCGATCCTGTCTGGAAACCCGGCCGCCGAGGCCAACGGCGCGTTCGCTGGTATTTCGGTGACCTCGGCGGGCCGAACCACTGCGTGGGCGTCGAGGGACACCTCATCCTGGCTTCCCGGAACGAGGTGGGGGCAGCCTGCGACAATGCCGGTGGTCAAGGCGGCCGTGAATTGGACACCCACTTTCTCTCCGCTGGAGAGCAAGGCACTGCTTCCGTCGGCCAAGTCCAGATACGAACCGATCAAAGGCGAGCTGGACCGATCGCTGACACTGTTTGGAAGCGGAATGGCATCAAGGATTCGGGGGCTGCTCGAAGAGCTTGGAATACCGAAGACATCGGCGATCGAGTCCATTGTCTACAGCGATCCATACGTGAAGTCGCCGTTGGTGGCTAAGATGTTCGTCGACACCGTGGCCGCGTTGGTAAAGGGCTCGACGTCTCGACCCATCGTCTCGCTACTAACCGGCGACAAGCCGGGAACGAAGCATGGCATGCAGAACGCGATCTCGAACGACTGGCGCGACAGCGCGGTGGCGGAGATGGTGTTGAAGGAATACGCGAAAAGGAAGGACGTCGACCTTAATATCACGTTCCAACGTGTTGCTCACGGTCGCTACATGCATCTGCGTTTTACCGGTGGGAAGCAGGCGACGATCGTGTTCGACCAAGGTTTCGGGGCATGGAACACGGTTGGAAACGGGGCGGCGTCCACCCGTTTCGAGTTCCGAGATCCGCCCGTCCGTCAGGCGGAGTCGATGGGCAGATGCGGTGCGATGGTAAGCAAGACAGGTCTTGGTCCCACGTACCTTGTGGCGAGCATCGATTAG
- a CDS encoding aspartate transaminase, translated as MSTFVPASRVSNIKISPSTAAAARARDLTAAGRDIVDLTVGEPDFDTPDNIKAAAHEAIDRGETKYTAVNGTSALRKAILGDFQRRLGLSYADNEICVGGGAKQVLFLALMASVENDAEVIIPAPYWVSYPDMVIANEGKPVIVECPQEARFKLTPEALEKAITPKTLWLVLNAPSNPTGAAYDRSELEALGKVLLRHPHVFVLSDDIYDQIWFKDEPMTTLVAAVPELKQRVLLTNGVSKSYAMTGWRIGYAAGPAALIAAINKLQSQMSSCPSSVSQAAAAYALSSDQSFVSECVKVYKERRDYACSRLNAVPGLSCLVPDGAFYLFPNCAGVIGKKTPEGKTIETDLDFVLYLLEGVGVAALQGAAFGISPHFRLSIATSMEVITQACDRVERAVADLY; from the coding sequence ATGAGCACCTTCGTGCCTGCATCGCGTGTGTCCAATATCAAGATCTCGCCGAGCACGGCTGCGGCAGCGCGTGCTCGCGATCTGACGGCGGCAGGTCGCGACATCGTCGATCTTACCGTCGGCGAGCCGGACTTCGATACGCCTGACAACATCAAGGCCGCGGCGCATGAGGCCATCGACAGGGGCGAAACGAAATATACGGCCGTCAACGGCACGTCAGCTCTGCGCAAGGCAATCCTCGGCGATTTTCAGCGCCGGCTGGGTCTCAGCTACGCGGACAACGAAATCTGCGTGGGCGGCGGCGCCAAGCAGGTTCTGTTTCTGGCGCTGATGGCGAGCGTGGAAAACGATGCCGAGGTGATCATTCCCGCACCATACTGGGTTTCCTATCCAGATATGGTCATCGCCAACGAAGGCAAGCCGGTCATCGTCGAATGCCCGCAGGAAGCACGCTTCAAACTCACGCCGGAAGCATTGGAAAAAGCGATCACGCCGAAGACCTTGTGGCTGGTTCTCAACGCGCCGTCCAATCCGACGGGCGCGGCATATGACAGGAGCGAACTCGAAGCCCTCGGCAAGGTGCTGCTGCGCCATCCCCACGTCTTCGTGCTCTCCGACGATATCTACGACCAGATCTGGTTCAAGGACGAGCCGATGACGACGCTGGTTGCCGCCGTCCCGGAACTGAAGCAGCGAGTTCTGCTCACCAACGGCGTCTCAAAGTCCTACGCCATGACCGGATGGCGTATCGGCTACGCGGCGGGTCCGGCCGCCCTGATTGCGGCCATCAACAAGCTGCAGTCGCAGATGTCGTCCTGCCCGTCGTCGGTCAGTCAGGCCGCCGCTGCCTATGCGCTGTCTTCTGACCAGTCATTCGTTTCGGAATGCGTGAAGGTCTACAAGGAGCGCCGCGATTATGCGTGCTCACGGCTCAATGCCGTGCCCGGCCTCTCCTGTCTCGTACCGGACGGAGCCTTCTATCTGTTTCCGAACTGCGCCGGTGTCATCGGCAAGAAAACCCCCGAAGGCAAGACAATCGAGACAGACCTCGATTTCGTGCTCTACCTGCTGGAAGGCGTCGGGGTCGCGGCGCTGCAGGGTGCTGCCTTCGGGATATCCCCTCACTTCCGCCTCTCGATCGCAACGTCGATGGAGGTGATCACGCAGGCATGCGATCGCGTCGAACGCGCCGTTGCCGACCTGTATTGA
- a CDS encoding AAA family ATPase: MSESVRFVWQKLRRHFKTDDLTVLVSSRRQFTAHLLADLQTTIEDLVAPWSPELLGFHQEFEIFPMKLSDLTTFEGKRVVQLTPVQYQDIDIGEDEPYASISNGLWLITIDDDMPAAVMLSKFLTRYGPKVQVEIAHLPNEVGHVFAEGFLHTIEAHGKSSRYYRNKAVSFEFNDFGGTHETMRVHKLPAVSRNDVVLSKATMTQLDTHIFDFVKYRGELKRLGQSGQKGILLHGEPGTGKTHVVHYIAANLPGHSVVLVTAEQMLDMEEHFALARVLQPCIMVFEDVDLVARSRDNISGQKAETHLNRLLNELDGLGEDSDIVILLTSNRPRSLEEALATRSGRVDAAIEIPLPDDDCRQRLFKQYGHALNFQDGALAEAVLRSKGASAAYVKEIVRRLAQRSIMRGVAPLVSREDVEVVFADAEAAASSLKRNEKTERKYIIEEDDEDDCCGC; the protein is encoded by the coding sequence ATGAGTGAATCCGTTCGCTTTGTGTGGCAGAAACTTCGTCGCCATTTCAAGACTGATGATCTGACAGTTCTCGTGAGCTCACGCCGACAATTTACCGCACATCTCCTGGCAGATCTTCAAACCACTATCGAGGACCTAGTCGCACCTTGGTCCCCTGAGCTCTTGGGCTTCCATCAAGAGTTCGAGATTTTCCCGATGAAGCTGTCAGACCTGACCACCTTTGAGGGAAAACGCGTCGTGCAGCTGACGCCCGTGCAATATCAGGACATCGACATTGGCGAAGATGAGCCCTATGCTTCGATTAGCAACGGTCTCTGGCTGATAACGATCGACGACGACATGCCTGCAGCAGTCATGCTGTCGAAGTTCCTTACCCGGTATGGTCCAAAGGTCCAGGTCGAAATTGCTCATCTGCCCAATGAGGTGGGTCATGTCTTCGCCGAGGGCTTTCTGCACACAATCGAGGCGCACGGCAAGAGCTCCCGATATTATCGCAACAAGGCTGTCTCTTTCGAGTTCAATGACTTCGGGGGCACTCACGAAACAATGAGGGTGCACAAGCTTCCTGCGGTAAGCCGGAACGACGTCGTGCTTTCCAAGGCGACTATGACCCAGCTCGATACGCACATCTTCGATTTTGTTAAATACCGGGGCGAGTTGAAGCGCCTCGGCCAGTCAGGACAGAAAGGGATCCTGCTCCACGGAGAGCCTGGCACCGGCAAGACCCATGTCGTCCACTATATCGCTGCCAACCTGCCCGGGCACAGTGTGGTTCTGGTCACGGCGGAGCAGATGCTGGATATGGAGGAACACTTTGCGCTGGCTCGTGTCCTACAGCCATGCATCATGGTGTTTGAGGATGTGGATCTGGTTGCCCGTTCACGCGATAATATTTCGGGCCAAAAGGCAGAAACCCACCTGAACCGTCTGTTGAACGAGTTGGATGGTCTTGGCGAAGATTCCGACATCGTCATTCTCCTGACCTCGAATAGACCGAGATCGCTCGAGGAGGCACTCGCCACCCGATCGGGCCGTGTAGATGCGGCGATTGAGATTCCTCTCCCTGATGACGATTGCCGCCAGCGCCTGTTCAAGCAATACGGTCACGCGCTGAACTTCCAGGATGGAGCCTTGGCCGAAGCCGTCCTTCGTTCAAAGGGTGCCAGCGCCGCATATGTCAAGGAAATTGTGCGCCGTCTCGCCCAACGGAGCATTATGAGAGGTGTCGCCCCACTCGTCTCACGCGAGGATGTTGAGGTGGTCTTCGCCGACGCTGAAGCAGCAGCCAGCTCTCTCAAGAGGAATGAGAAAACGGAAAGAAAATACATCATCGAGGAAGACGATGAAGACGATTGCTGCGGCTGCTGA
- a CDS encoding electron transfer flavoprotein subunit beta/FixA family protein has protein sequence MHIVVCIKQVPDSAQIRVHPVTNTIMRQGVPTIINPYDLFALEEALQVRNRYGGEVTVLTMGPPMAEQALRKALTHGADRAVLLTDRHFAGSDTLATSYALSQAVAKIGESYGAPDIVFTGKQTIDGDTAQVGPGIAKRLNLQQLTYVTKIVSIDPTSRELMVERHAESGTQMLKSTLPCLITVLEGVNAIRRGSLDDAFRAARSPVLKWGAADAGIGELTKCGLRGSPTVVKRVFAPGPRAEKAMQMDINDKTLAEVAADTVAAIFAREPVLERKLTSHGNR, from the coding sequence ATGCACATCGTGGTCTGTATCAAACAGGTTCCGGACTCTGCGCAGATACGCGTACACCCGGTGACAAATACGATCATGCGCCAAGGCGTACCGACCATCATTAACCCTTACGACCTGTTTGCTCTCGAAGAGGCACTACAAGTTCGTAACCGCTATGGGGGCGAGGTGACTGTTCTCACGATGGGGCCGCCCATGGCTGAGCAAGCGCTACGCAAAGCCCTCACCCACGGCGCAGATCGCGCAGTGCTTCTCACCGACCGCCACTTTGCTGGATCTGACACGCTGGCGACCTCGTATGCTCTTTCTCAAGCAGTAGCGAAGATTGGCGAGAGCTATGGGGCGCCAGATATCGTCTTTACCGGAAAGCAGACAATTGACGGCGACACGGCCCAGGTCGGGCCCGGAATTGCAAAGAGGCTGAACCTCCAGCAACTGACTTACGTAACGAAGATTGTCTCCATTGATCCCACTTCGCGCGAGCTCATGGTTGAACGACACGCGGAGAGCGGCACGCAGATGCTGAAGAGCACGTTGCCGTGTCTCATCACCGTGCTGGAAGGTGTCAATGCAATCCGCCGGGGCTCTCTCGATGACGCCTTCCGTGCCGCGCGAAGCCCGGTTCTTAAATGGGGGGCCGCTGACGCCGGCATTGGGGAGTTGACCAAATGCGGCCTAAGGGGATCGCCGACGGTCGTGAAGCGAGTATTCGCTCCTGGTCCGCGCGCCGAAAAAGCTATGCAAATGGACATTAACGACAAAACGTTGGCCGAGGTCGCGGCGGACACGGTCGCTGCAATTTTTGCCCGCGAGCCTGTTTTGGAACGCAAGCTCACGTCCCATGGCAATCGGTGA
- a CDS encoding electron transfer flavoprotein subunit alpha/FixB family protein, translating into MVARKNETPANAVGRASSGKKLLKCFEDHRHVWVFMELERGKVHPVSIELLGEGRRLADKLGVQLAGVILGSSEGVGTKPAIEEAFAYGADVAYLVESPLLANYRNEPFTKALTDLVTTHKPEILLLGATTLGRDLAGAVATTLQTGLTADCTELDVDGDGSLAATRPTFGGSLLCTIYTLNSRPQMATVRSRVMATPQRADKPIGRVIQHELTMVEEAIVTKVLAFLCNDGSEQSNLANSDIVVGGGLGLGAAGNLQHLRNLATTIGGGVGCSRPLVQKGWMPADRQIGQSGHTIRPKLYIAAGISGAVQHRVGVEGADLIVAINLDQNAPIFDFAHIGVVACALEFLPALTEAFARRMPPHNSTKGMDRGRLDDQE; encoded by the coding sequence TTGGTCGCTAGAAAAAATGAAACGCCGGCAAACGCGGTCGGCCGCGCCAGCTCAGGGAAAAAGCTGCTTAAGTGTTTCGAAGATCACCGGCACGTCTGGGTCTTCATGGAACTTGAGCGCGGCAAGGTTCATCCCGTATCGATTGAACTCCTCGGCGAAGGCCGCAGACTAGCCGATAAGCTGGGCGTCCAACTGGCCGGGGTAATCCTCGGTTCGTCTGAAGGCGTGGGGACCAAGCCGGCGATCGAAGAGGCCTTCGCTTACGGAGCTGATGTCGCCTATCTGGTAGAGTCGCCCCTCCTCGCAAACTATCGAAACGAACCCTTCACCAAGGCTTTGACGGATCTGGTCACTACTCACAAACCAGAAATTCTGCTTCTCGGCGCGACCACGCTCGGCCGCGACCTCGCCGGTGCTGTAGCAACGACCTTACAAACGGGGCTTACGGCTGATTGCACCGAGCTGGATGTTGATGGAGATGGTTCACTCGCAGCGACGCGGCCAACTTTCGGCGGGTCCTTGTTGTGCACGATCTACACGCTGAACAGCCGGCCACAAATGGCAACGGTGCGGTCCAGGGTCATGGCGACGCCGCAACGTGCGGATAAGCCAATTGGGCGCGTTATCCAGCACGAACTCACAATGGTCGAGGAAGCGATCGTCACCAAAGTCCTCGCATTCCTCTGCAACGACGGTTCTGAGCAATCCAATCTGGCCAACTCCGACATCGTGGTTGGGGGCGGACTCGGCCTCGGCGCTGCGGGAAACCTGCAGCACTTGAGAAACCTTGCAACGACGATCGGCGGGGGAGTCGGGTGCTCGCGGCCACTGGTCCAAAAAGGCTGGATGCCTGCTGATCGACAAATTGGTCAGTCCGGCCATACCATTAGACCTAAGCTCTACATCGCGGCGGGAATATCTGGCGCGGTCCAGCATCGCGTTGGCGTCGAAGGAGCCGATCTGATTGTCGCTATCAACCTCGACCAGAACGCTCCGATCTTTGACTTCGCCCACATCGGCGTTGTCGCTTGCGCGCTGGAGTTCTTGCCGGCGTTGACAGAAGCTTTCGCCAGGCGAATGCCACCGCACAACTCTACCAAGGGTATGGATCGAGGAAGGCTAGATGACCAAGAGTAA